A genomic region of Eucalyptus grandis isolate ANBG69807.140 chromosome 5, ASM1654582v1, whole genome shotgun sequence contains the following coding sequences:
- the LOC104445739 gene encoding homeobox-leucine zipper protein MERISTEM L1: MFQPNMFDSHHHLLDITGARSSESEVLKMREIEDFETKSGTETMEPDPSGDDVQDPNNDDNSNNNGQRQKRKRYHRHTQRQIQELEAFFKESPHPDDKQRKELSRELGLEPLQVKFWFQNKRTQMKAQHERHENAILKAENEKLRAENMRYREALSTATCPNCGGPAALGEMSFDEQHLRIENARLKEEIDRISVIASKYVGKPLASNYPHLPPHMSSRSPDQFPAQSGLVGEMYGGIDLRRSVSMPSEADKPLIVELAVAAMEELIRMAQGGEPLWIPAGSGQPSEILNEDEYFRIFPRGIGPKPFGFKSEASRESAVVIMNHINLVEILMDEHQWSGVFCGIVSRAMTIEVLSTGVAGNYNGALQVMTAEFQVPSPLVPSRENYFVRYCKQHGDGTWAVVDVSLDNIRGNPILRSRRRPSGCLIQELPNGYSKVTWVEHVEVDDRAVHSIYRPLVNCGLAFGAKRWVATLDRQCERLASSMANNIPSGDLLITSPEGRRSMLKLAERMVLSFCSGVGASTAHAWTTLSAAGSDNNVRVMTRKSMDEPGRPPGIVLSAATSFWLPVPPKRVFDFLRDENSRNEWDILSNGGQVQEMAHIANGRDPGNSVSLLRVNNANSSQSNMLILQESCTDSVGAYVIYAPVDIVAMNVVLNGGDPDYVALLPSGFAILPDGPEFGGGGGILEIGSGGSLLTVAFQILVDTVPSAKLSLGSVATVNNLIKCTVERIKASVSCDNP, encoded by the exons ATGTTCCAACCCAACATGTTCGACAGCCACCATCACTTGCTTGACATAACTGGCGCGAGAAGCTCCGAGAGCGAAGTGCTGAAGATGAGAGAAATCGAAGATTTCGAGACCAAATCTGGCACTGAAACCATGGAACCCGACCCTTCAGGCGACGACGTTCAAGATCCCAACAACGACGACAACAGCAATAACAATGGTCAACGCCAGAAAAGAAAGCGTTACCATCGCCACACTCAGCGTCAAATCCAAGAGCTTGAAGC tttcttcAAGGAGTCCCCTCACCCAGATgacaaacaaagaaaggaaCTGAGCCGGGAGCTAGGGTTGGAGCCTTTGCAAGTCAAGTTTTGGTTCCAAAATAAGCGAACCCAAATGAAG GCTCAACATGAACGCCACGAGAATGCAATTCTGAAGGCTGAAAATGAGAAGCTTCGGGCTGAGAACATGAGGTATAGGGAAGCTCTCAGCACCGCCACCTGCCCCAACTGCGGTGGCCCTGCCGCCCTTGGGGAAATGTCTTTTGATGAGCAGCATCTGAGAATTGAAAATGCTCGTTTGAAAGAAGAG ATAGATAGGATATCTGTGATTGCTTCGAAGTATGTCGGGAAGCCGTTGGCTTCTAACTACCCTCATCTTCCTCCTCACATGTCATCCCGCTCCCCAGATCAATTCCCGGCACAATCAGGTCTTGTTGGAGAGATGTATGGGGGAATTGATCTCAGAAGATCAGTATCGATGCCTTCTGAAGCAGATAAGCCATTGATCGTCGAGCTTGCGGTTGCGGCAATGGAGGAACTGATTAGGATGGCACAAGGAGGAGAGCCATTGTGGATTCCTGCGGGCAGTGGCCAACCATCAGAGATATTGAATGAAGATGAATATTTTAGGATCTTCCCTAGAGGAATTGGGCCAAAACCTTTTGGGTTCAAATCGGAAGCTTCGCGAGAGTCAGCAGTGGTTATTATGAATCACATTAACCTTGTCGAAATACTCATGGATGAG CATCAATGGTCAGGTGTTTTTTGTGGCATCGTCTCAAGAGCAATGACCATCGAAGTCCTATCAACTGGTGTTGCCGGGAATTACAATGGGGCATTGCAAGTG ATGACAGCTGAGTTCCAGGTCCCATCGCCACTTGTTCCTTCTcgagaaaattattttgtgagaTATTGTAAGCAACACGGTGATGGAACTTGGGCTGTGGTCGATGTTTCCTTGGACAATATACGAGGGAATCCCATACTACGGAGCCGGAGAAGGCCATCCGGCTGTTTGATCCAAGAATTGCCCAATGGTTACTCAAAG GTCACATGGGTCGAACATGTAGAGGTTGATGATAGAGCTGTTCATAGCATATATAGGCCCCTAGTGAATTGTGGCCTTGCCTTTGGAGCGAAACGTTGGGTGGCGACACTGGACCGGCAGTGTGAACGTCTCGCGAGCTCAATGGCCAATAACATACCATCAGGAGATCTGT TGATAACAAGCCCAGAAGGAAGAAGGAGCATGTTAAAGTTGGCTGAGAGGATGGTGCTTAGCTTCTGTAGCGGTGTTGGTGCTTCAACTGCACATGCTTGGACGACATTATCAGCGGCTGGTTCTGATAATAATGTGAGGGTCATGACAAGAAAGAGCATGGATGAGCCGGGCAGGCCTCCTGGAATTGTGCTAAGTGCCGCAACTTCCTTCTGGCTTCCAGTTCCCCCCAAGCGGGTTTTTGATTTCCTCCGTGATGAGAACTCTCGCAATGAG TGGGATATACTTTCAAATGGGGGACAAGTTCAAGAAATGGCACACATAGCAAATGGTCGCGACCCTGGCAACAGCGTCTCGTTACTCCGCGTAAAT AATGCAAATTCGAGCCAGAGCAACATGCTTATACTGCAAGAAAGCTGCACAGACTCTGTTGGTGCTTATGTGATCTATGCTCCAGTTGACATTGTCGCTATGAATGTCGTATTAAATGGTGGCGACCCCGACTATGTAGCGCTGTTACCCTCAGGTTTTGCCATACTTCCTGATGGGCCAGAGtttggtggaggaggaggcatTCTCGAGATTGGCTCAGGTGGCTCGCTACTGACCGTCGCATTTCAAATCCTAGTTGACACAGTACCATCTGCTAAACTCTCTCTTGGGTCGGTGGCTACGGTGAACAACCTGATCAAGTGCACCGTTGAAAGAATCAAGGCATCAGTGTCGTGTGACAACCCATGA